The following are from one region of the Mesorhizobium sp. B4-1-4 genome:
- a CDS encoding (2Fe-2S)-binding protein encodes MLICHCNIITETEIEQAIVGLLDKDPWQLIVPAKVYHAMQKRGRCCGCLPNVVETIIRVTENYHGRSEAGGVDVVSHLDRVRGLRVQYGSRSHERRTADHRAA; translated from the coding sequence ATGCTGATCTGCCATTGCAACATCATCACCGAAACGGAGATCGAGCAGGCCATCGTCGGGCTGCTTGACAAGGACCCCTGGCAGCTCATCGTGCCGGCAAAGGTCTACCACGCCATGCAGAAGCGCGGGCGTTGCTGCGGCTGCTTGCCAAATGTGGTCGAAACGATCATTCGGGTCACCGAAAATTACCACGGCCGCTCGGAGGCGGGCGGTGTGGATGTCGTTTCACATCTGGATCGTGTCAGAGGCCTGCGCGTCCAATACGGGAGCAGAAGCCATGAAAGGCGAACCGCGGATCATCGAGCGGCTTAA
- a CDS encoding di-heme oxidoredictase family protein — protein MRRPIAVLRRLRRAKGPLGVQKTPVMSAGRRCTILMLALASSAVAGALPAGLATVRTDLNAKDQARVAAVTRATTDFSRPEPFELMQGGAGTSEKDVSRESFSQSSANITFEEESIFKLGNALFRKNWVSSPSSTQASDGLGPLFNERACQNCHLKDGRGRPPQGDAGTTSMFLRLAREASSAEEKAAIADHQLPNFPDPVYGTQLQELAVPGLHGEGRMHVDYQERKVELTDGTMVSLRKPSYSVTDLAYGSLDPRTTLSPRLTPPMIGLGLIEQIAPTDILAHADPEDRDGDGISGRPNIVRDRPSGELTLGRFGWKAQTASIRQQAADAFAGDIGISTPEEPKHWGDCTAAQAKCLAMPNGVQDRLGPVEAPSPVMDLVTFYAQNVAVPARRDLAAPDVLAGKKVFYEIGCVACHTPKFVTRRDAPNKAQAFQLIWPYSDFLLHDMGPDLADGQAVGDATGNEWRTPPLWGIGLTEIVNGNSFFLHDGRARSLTEAILWHGGEGRKARDRFAAADAAERDALLKFLESL, from the coding sequence ATGCGGCGCCCCATAGCTGTCTTGCGCCGCTTGCGGCGGGCCAAAGGCCCGCTGGGTGTTCAGAAAACGCCAGTTATGTCGGCTGGTCGGCGCTGCACCATTCTCATGCTGGCGCTGGCCTCTTCGGCGGTGGCCGGCGCCCTTCCCGCCGGCCTCGCCACCGTGCGTACCGACCTTAATGCGAAAGACCAGGCGCGCGTCGCTGCCGTCACCAGGGCGACTACGGATTTCTCCAGACCTGAGCCGTTCGAACTGATGCAAGGTGGCGCCGGCACGTCCGAGAAAGACGTCAGCCGTGAGTCCTTCTCGCAATCCTCGGCCAACATCACCTTCGAGGAAGAGAGCATCTTCAAGCTCGGTAACGCCCTGTTCCGCAAGAACTGGGTGTCGTCGCCATCCTCGACGCAGGCGTCGGACGGGCTTGGACCCCTGTTCAACGAACGGGCCTGCCAGAATTGCCATCTGAAGGATGGTCGCGGCCGCCCGCCGCAAGGTGACGCCGGCACCACCTCGATGTTCCTGCGGCTGGCCCGCGAGGCAAGCAGCGCGGAAGAGAAGGCGGCTATCGCCGACCATCAGTTGCCCAACTTCCCCGATCCGGTTTACGGCACGCAGTTGCAGGAGCTGGCGGTGCCTGGCCTGCACGGCGAAGGCCGGATGCATGTCGACTATCAGGAACGTAAGGTAGAACTGACGGATGGCACGATGGTTTCCCTGCGCAAGCCCAGTTACTCCGTCACCGATCTTGCCTATGGGTCTCTCGATCCGCGCACCACGCTGTCGCCGCGCCTGACCCCGCCTATGATCGGCCTTGGGCTGATCGAGCAAATCGCGCCGACCGACATCCTTGCTCATGCCGATCCGGAGGACCGCGATGGTGACGGCATCTCCGGCAGGCCGAACATCGTCCGCGACAGGCCGAGCGGTGAGTTGACGCTTGGCCGTTTCGGCTGGAAGGCGCAGACAGCATCGATCCGCCAGCAGGCGGCGGATGCTTTTGCCGGCGACATCGGCATTTCGACGCCGGAAGAACCGAAGCATTGGGGCGACTGCACCGCCGCGCAGGCAAAATGCCTCGCCATGCCCAACGGCGTGCAGGACCGCCTCGGCCCGGTCGAGGCGCCATCGCCGGTGATGGATCTCGTCACCTTCTATGCGCAGAACGTGGCCGTGCCGGCACGCCGCGATCTCGCCGCGCCTGATGTGCTCGCAGGAAAAAAGGTCTTTTACGAGATCGGCTGCGTTGCCTGCCACACGCCGAAATTCGTCACCCGCCGCGACGCGCCCAACAAGGCGCAGGCCTTCCAGCTGATCTGGCCCTATTCCGATTTCCTGCTGCACGACATGGGGCCTGACCTTGCCGACGGCCAGGCTGTGGGCGACGCGACCGGCAACGAGTGGCGCACCCCGCCGCTGTGGGGTATCGGCCTGACCGAGATCGTCAACGGCAATTCCTTCTTTCTGCACGATGGCCGTGCCCGCAGCCTGACCGAGGCGATCCTGTGGCATGGCGGCGAGGGCCGGAAGGCGCGCGACCGCTTTGCCGCCGCCGACGCTGCCGAGCGCGATGCATTGCTTAAATTCCTGGAGTCACTTTGA
- a CDS encoding imelysin family protein: MLKRSALVLALPLALLGIFPASAAVKASDVIQRAVDSFVRLAYAGLHEHTQSLAKAMHKLCEAPSQRELDAARAEFSATVYAWSSAEIIGFGPIKENNRLERMLFWPDRKSIGLKQVQAALSDKDATATDPAQLAGKSVAMQGLGALEFVLYGDGADALTGKDDAYRCAYGAAIAGNIETMAKDVDDAWNKPDGFAMLWANPGPQNALYRDGNEAVIELVGVFIKELEMVRDVRLKGFLGAGPGTDKPKQAIYWRSQNTANSLAGNLAGIDALFQVSKLGDALPADARWMAESIHIQLVNGVATAKSIQGPIDKALADPAQREKLEHFALITSSLSPLIGARLTAEFGLTAGFSSLDGD; this comes from the coding sequence ATGCTGAAGCGTTCCGCGCTGGTTCTCGCTCTTCCCCTGGCGTTGCTGGGTATTTTTCCGGCATCGGCGGCCGTGAAGGCCTCCGACGTGATCCAGCGCGCGGTCGACAGCTTTGTCCGCCTGGCCTATGCCGGCCTCCACGAACACACGCAATCCCTGGCGAAGGCCATGCACAAGCTCTGTGAGGCACCTTCGCAACGGGAACTTGATGCGGCGCGTGCCGAGTTTTCGGCCACGGTCTATGCCTGGTCGTCGGCCGAGATCATCGGTTTTGGGCCGATCAAGGAGAACAACCGCCTGGAGCGCATGCTGTTCTGGCCGGACCGCAAGAGCATTGGCCTGAAGCAGGTGCAGGCGGCCTTGTCGGACAAGGACGCTACCGCCACCGATCCGGCACAACTGGCCGGCAAGAGCGTTGCCATGCAAGGCTTGGGTGCGCTGGAATTCGTGCTTTACGGGGACGGCGCCGATGCGCTGACGGGCAAGGATGATGCCTATCGTTGCGCCTATGGGGCCGCGATTGCCGGCAACATCGAGACCATGGCCAAAGACGTCGACGACGCTTGGAACAAGCCGGACGGCTTTGCAATGCTCTGGGCCAATCCGGGACCGCAAAACGCACTTTACCGCGACGGCAACGAAGCAGTGATTGAGCTGGTCGGGGTCTTCATCAAAGAGTTGGAGATGGTTCGCGATGTCCGCCTGAAGGGCTTCCTTGGAGCCGGGCCCGGGACGGACAAGCCGAAACAGGCGATCTACTGGCGTTCGCAAAACACTGCCAATTCGCTGGCCGGAAATCTCGCCGGCATCGATGCGCTGTTCCAGGTCTCGAAGCTCGGCGATGCGCTGCCGGCGGATGCGCGCTGGATGGCGGAGTCGATCCATATCCAGCTGGTCAACGGCGTCGCCACCGCGAAGTCCATCCAGGGTCCGATCGACAAGGCGCTCGCCGATCCGGCGCAGCGCGAAAAACTCGAGCATTTCGCGCTGATCACCTCCAGCCTGTCGCCCCTGATCGGCGCCAGGCTGACCGCCGAATTCGGCCTGACTGCAGGTTTTTCGTCGTTGGATGGAGATTGA
- a CDS encoding DUF1513 domain-containing protein, with protein MRTSLMDRRDFLRAAGIGFAAAMAPSAWAKTLAAGAVFATAFLKRDGGFGAAVLSEAGKVLHAIDLPDRGHDVTFDPVSRRSVVFARQPGTFAVVFDHTGHDAPLTIASIPGRHFFGHGVFSPDGALLYATENDFDNAAGVVGIYDARAKFSRVGEFPTYGMGPHELLLLGDGRTIAVANGGIETHPDYGRAELNIGTMKPCYVLVDRVSGDLIEKHELPAALHQLSIRHMDTDQTGTVWFGCQYRGPGTDRPALVGRATRGKDLQLLDMPGDVLSGFRNYIGSVAANDSAGTVAVSSPEGNSLVVIDAASGRVVSTSVLVEVCGLAPDGSGFMATTGAGEIIEGSGAKRSKPDYVWDNHVLRIEQV; from the coding sequence ATGAGAACATCCCTCATGGATCGCCGTGATTTCCTGAGGGCCGCGGGCATTGGCTTTGCCGCCGCGATGGCACCGTCGGCCTGGGCAAAAACGCTGGCGGCGGGTGCCGTCTTCGCCACCGCCTTCCTCAAGCGCGACGGCGGTTTTGGTGCTGCCGTCCTGTCGGAGGCCGGCAAGGTGCTGCATGCGATCGACCTGCCCGATCGCGGCCACGACGTCACCTTCGATCCCGTATCCAGGCGTTCGGTGGTTTTCGCCCGCCAGCCGGGCACTTTCGCCGTCGTTTTCGATCACACCGGGCACGATGCTCCGCTGACAATCGCCAGCATCCCCGGCCGGCATTTCTTCGGCCATGGCGTGTTCTCGCCCGACGGCGCGCTGCTCTACGCCACGGAGAATGATTTCGACAACGCTGCAGGCGTGGTCGGCATCTATGATGCGCGGGCGAAATTCAGCCGCGTCGGGGAGTTCCCGACCTACGGCATGGGGCCGCACGAGCTTCTGCTGCTGGGCGATGGCAGGACGATCGCGGTCGCCAATGGCGGCATCGAGACCCATCCCGATTATGGCCGTGCCGAGCTCAACATCGGGACCATGAAGCCGTGCTATGTGCTTGTCGACCGCGTCTCTGGTGACCTCATCGAAAAGCACGAACTGCCGGCGGCGCTGCATCAGCTGTCGATCCGCCACATGGACACCGACCAGACCGGCACCGTCTGGTTCGGCTGCCAATACAGGGGGCCGGGCACCGATCGTCCGGCGTTGGTCGGCCGCGCCACGCGCGGCAAGGATCTGCAGTTGCTCGACATGCCGGGGGATGTGCTGTCCGGCTTTCGCAACTATATCGGCTCGGTCGCCGCCAACGATTCAGCCGGCACCGTTGCCGTCTCGTCGCCGGAAGGCAATTCGCTTGTGGTGATCGATGCGGCGAGCGGTCGGGTCGTCTCGACCAGCGTGCTGGTCGAGGTCTGCGGCCTGGCGCCTGACGGATCGGGCTTCATGGCCACCACGGGCGCTGGCGAGATCATCGAGGGCAGCGGCGCGAAGCGATCGAAACCGGACTATGTCTGGGATAACCATGTGCTGCGTATCGAACAGGTCTGA
- the tsaB gene encoding tRNA (adenosine(37)-N6)-threonylcarbamoyltransferase complex dimerization subunit type 1 TsaB, giving the protein MKLLAIDCAASLCAACVYDAAAEEELGRSVLDLGKGHAEHLMAVIAEAMKAGATDYAGLGAIAVSVGPGSFTGLRVGVSTARGLALALKVPAIGVTTLEALAAEAAAAFPGRAVLAALDAGREEIHAALYDKMSALTYGPAVTTLAEATALAVENAAVLAGTAAAHIAASAGRAFDIGPRMATADIVTYARLAVAKGESERPKPLYLRDADAKPQAGFILSRQEK; this is encoded by the coding sequence ATGAAATTGCTTGCCATCGACTGTGCCGCCAGCCTCTGCGCCGCCTGCGTCTACGACGCGGCGGCAGAGGAGGAACTCGGCCGCTCGGTGCTCGATCTCGGCAAGGGCCATGCCGAACACCTGATGGCGGTCATCGCCGAGGCGATGAAGGCGGGTGCGACTGACTACGCCGGCCTTGGCGCCATCGCCGTCTCCGTCGGTCCCGGTTCCTTCACCGGCCTTCGCGTCGGTGTTTCGACCGCGCGCGGGTTGGCGCTGGCGCTCAAGGTGCCCGCGATCGGCGTGACGACGCTCGAGGCGCTGGCGGCCGAAGCGGCAGCGGCATTTCCCGGCCGCGCCGTGCTGGCGGCGCTCGATGCCGGCCGTGAGGAGATCCATGCCGCATTGTACGATAAAATGTCAGCTTTGACTTACGGCCCCGCGGTGACCACGCTGGCGGAAGCCACGGCCCTGGCGGTCGAAAATGCTGCCGTGCTTGCCGGCACCGCGGCGGCGCACATCGCCGCTTCAGCCGGGCGCGCTTTCGACATCGGGCCACGGATGGCCACCGCCGACATTGTCACCTACGCCCGTCTTGCCGTCGCCAAAGGCGAGAGCGAAAGGCCAAAACCGCTTTACCTGCGCGACGCCGATGCCAAGCCGCAGGCCGGATTTATTCTTTCGAGGCAAGAAAAATAG
- the rimI gene encoding ribosomal protein S18-alanine N-acetyltransferase has translation MRIPFLQPRRRDYALEPLRITDSPAISLLHREDFVRPWTDGEFAALLEQDTVFGYAARETGQGAKPPVGFVLARLAAGEGEILTVAVARSHRRQGLGWQLMDAVLRELHAQRAEALFLEVDETNVAAIALYRRLGFREVGKRPDYYKAPGRGPTGALVMRRDLR, from the coding sequence ATGCGCATACCTTTTCTTCAGCCGCGTCGCCGGGACTATGCACTCGAGCCGCTCAGGATCACCGACAGTCCCGCGATCTCGCTGCTGCACCGCGAGGATTTCGTCCGCCCGTGGACCGATGGCGAGTTCGCTGCCTTGCTCGAACAGGACACCGTGTTCGGCTACGCCGCGCGCGAAACCGGGCAGGGCGCCAAGCCGCCGGTGGGCTTCGTGCTGGCAAGGCTGGCAGCCGGCGAGGGCGAGATTCTGACCGTCGCCGTGGCGCGATCGCATCGCCGCCAGGGGCTGGGCTGGCAGCTGATGGACGCGGTGCTACGCGAACTGCACGCCCAACGCGCCGAAGCGCTGTTCCTGGAGGTCGACGAGACCAATGTCGCCGCGATCGCCCTCTATCGGCGGCTCGGCTTCCGCGAAGTCGGCAAGCGCCCGGATTACTATAAGGCGCCCGGGCGCGGGCCGACCGGGGCGCTTGTCATGCGCCGCGATCTTCGCTAG
- a CDS encoding lysophospholipid acyltransferase family protein: MIGKIRVFLALGLVVAGSLVLVPLQILSMKTGWWPETVILKTWHRLIVRALGMRIHVKGTLSAKRPLLVAANHISWTDIMVLGSFADVKFIARADMEGWPLIGMLSKLQRTVFIERERKRSSGDQASEIAGRMAKGDVMVLFAEGSTGDGNVVLPFKSTLFGAASMAISEGAAEQVFIQPVAIVYTRLHGVPLGRRHRPIAAWIGDEDLMPHLKVLMAEGALDVEVHFGEAIAFSKGSNRKETAKLMERQVREMMQASLADPRPSR; the protein is encoded by the coding sequence ATGATCGGAAAAATCAGGGTTTTCCTGGCGCTGGGCCTCGTCGTTGCCGGTTCGCTGGTCCTGGTGCCGTTGCAGATACTGTCGATGAAAACCGGCTGGTGGCCGGAAACCGTCATCCTCAAGACATGGCATAGGTTGATTGTCCGGGCGCTCGGCATGCGCATCCATGTCAAGGGGACGCTGTCGGCCAAGCGCCCCTTGCTGGTTGCCGCGAACCACATCTCCTGGACCGACATCATGGTGCTGGGCTCTTTTGCCGATGTGAAGTTCATCGCCAGGGCCGACATGGAAGGCTGGCCGCTGATCGGCATGCTGTCGAAACTGCAGCGCACCGTCTTCATCGAGCGCGAACGCAAGCGTTCCTCGGGCGACCAGGCCAGCGAGATCGCCGGCCGCATGGCCAAGGGCGACGTCATGGTGCTGTTCGCCGAGGGTTCGACCGGTGACGGCAATGTCGTCCTGCCGTTCAAGAGCACGCTGTTCGGGGCCGCGTCGATGGCGATTTCGGAGGGTGCTGCCGAGCAGGTATTCATCCAGCCGGTGGCGATCGTCTATACGCGCCTGCATGGCGTGCCGCTCGGCCGCCGGCACCGCCCGATCGCGGCCTGGATCGGCGACGAGGATTTGATGCCGCACCTCAAGGTGCTGATGGCCGAAGGCGCCCTCGATGTAGAGGTGCATTTCGGTGAAGCGATTGCCTTTTCCAAGGGCTCGAACCGCAAGGAAACGGCGAAGCTGATGGAAAGGCAGGTGCGCGAGATGATGCAGGCGTCACTCGCCGATCCGCGCCCGAGCCGCTAG
- the miaB gene encoding tRNA (N6-isopentenyl adenosine(37)-C2)-methylthiotransferase MiaB: MDLNPIESDDIGTVAGEPAARATATKKVFIKTYGCQMNVYDSQRMSDALAADGYTATDAIGEADLVLLNTCHIREKAAEKVYSELGRIRDIKAERADAGRELLIGVAGCVAQAEGAEIIRRSPAVDLVIGPQTYHRLPDVLASVRGGEKIVETEYAIEDKFEHLPQPRRAEIIKRGVTAFLTVQEGCDKFCTFCVVPYTRGSEVSRPVAQIVAEAERLAEAGVREVTLLGQNVNAWHGQGENGEEWGLGRLLFRLAEIPGLARLRYTTSHPRDMDDELIAAHRDLPSLMPYLHLPVQSGSDRILKAMNRRHTAKEYLALLDRIRAARPDIALSGDFIVGFPGETDADFEATMELVRQVNYASAFSFKYSPRPGTPGADMPDHVPESVKDERLQLLQALLLKQQQDFGSSLVGSTIDTLIEKPGRQAGQKVGRSPWLQPVIVDEKAGEIGDIIQVRITKTGYNSLFAELA; this comes from the coding sequence ATGGACTTGAACCCGATTGAAAGCGACGACATCGGCACTGTCGCCGGAGAGCCGGCAGCGCGCGCCACGGCAACGAAGAAGGTCTTCATCAAGACCTATGGCTGCCAGATGAACGTCTATGACTCACAGCGCATGAGCGACGCTCTGGCCGCCGACGGCTACACCGCGACCGATGCCATCGGCGAGGCTGATCTCGTGCTGCTCAACACCTGCCATATCAGGGAGAAGGCGGCCGAAAAGGTCTATTCCGAGCTCGGCCGCATCCGTGACATCAAGGCGGAGCGCGCCGATGCCGGCCGCGAGTTGCTGATCGGCGTCGCCGGCTGCGTGGCGCAGGCCGAGGGCGCCGAGATCATCAGGCGCTCTCCGGCTGTCGATCTGGTCATCGGTCCGCAGACCTATCACCGCTTGCCTGACGTGCTGGCGAGTGTCCGTGGCGGCGAGAAGATCGTCGAGACCGAATACGCCATTGAGGACAAGTTCGAGCATCTGCCGCAACCCAGGCGCGCCGAGATCATCAAGCGCGGCGTCACCGCCTTCCTCACTGTGCAGGAAGGCTGCGACAAGTTCTGCACCTTTTGCGTCGTGCCCTACACCAGAGGTTCCGAGGTATCGCGCCCGGTCGCACAGATCGTCGCTGAGGCCGAGCGGCTCGCCGAGGCCGGTGTGCGCGAGGTGACGCTGCTTGGCCAGAACGTCAATGCCTGGCATGGCCAAGGCGAAAATGGCGAGGAATGGGGTCTTGGCCGGCTGCTGTTCCGGCTGGCCGAAATCCCCGGCCTTGCGCGGCTGCGCTACACCACCAGCCATCCGCGCGACATGGACGACGAGCTGATTGCTGCCCACCGCGACCTGCCGTCGCTGATGCCCTATCTGCATCTGCCGGTGCAGTCGGGATCCGACCGTATCCTCAAGGCGATGAACCGCAGGCACACGGCCAAGGAGTATCTGGCGTTGCTTGATCGCATCCGTGCCGCGCGGCCGGATATCGCACTGTCTGGCGACTTCATCGTCGGCTTCCCCGGTGAAACGGACGCCGATTTCGAAGCGACCATGGAATTGGTGCGCCAGGTGAACTACGCCTCGGCCTTTTCCTTCAAATATTCGCCACGCCCTGGCACGCCGGGCGCCGATATGCCCGATCATGTGCCGGAATCGGTCAAGGACGAACGCCTGCAGCTCCTGCAGGCTCTGCTTTTGAAACAACAGCAGGATTTCGGCTCGAGCCTGGTCGGCAGCACCATCGACACGCTGATCGAGAAGCCTGGCCGGCAGGCCGGCCAGAAGGTTGGCCGCTCGCCTTGGCTACAGCCGGTTATTGTTGATGAAAAGGCCGGCGAAATCGGTGACATTATCCAGGTACGAATCACGAAGACGGGCTACAATAGCCTGTTCGCCGAATTGGCCTGA
- a CDS encoding PhoH family protein, which translates to MAHIVLTFDNNKLASALYGQFDENLARLEQKLGVDIRSRGNQLTIKGSASAAEQARRALDNLYGILQKGVDISQSDVDGAVRMAVAADDQLTLPTLERKGKVSAAQISTRKKTIYARSLTQDAYMRALERSELVFGIGPAGTGKTYLAVAHAAMLLERGMVERIVLSRPAVEAGERLGFLPGDMKEKVDPYLRPLYDALYDMMPADKVERAIAAEVIEIAPLAFMRGRTLAHAAVILDEAQNTTPMQMKMFLTRLGENSRMIVTGDPTQIDLPPNTKSGLVEALRILDGVTGMVTVRFNEGDVVRHPLVAEIVKAYDRDGKLARGMGTEG; encoded by the coding sequence ATGGCGCACATCGTTCTGACTTTCGACAACAACAAGCTTGCCAGCGCCCTTTACGGTCAGTTCGACGAGAACCTCGCCCGGCTCGAGCAGAAGCTCGGCGTCGACATACGCTCGCGCGGCAACCAGCTGACCATCAAGGGGTCTGCTTCGGCCGCCGAACAAGCGCGCCGCGCCTTGGACAATCTCTACGGGATTCTGCAGAAAGGCGTCGATATCAGTCAGTCCGATGTCGACGGCGCCGTGCGCATGGCGGTGGCCGCCGACGATCAACTCACGCTGCCGACGCTAGAGCGCAAGGGCAAGGTTTCAGCTGCCCAGATATCCACCCGCAAGAAGACGATCTACGCCCGCTCGCTCACCCAGGACGCCTATATGCGGGCCTTGGAGCGGTCGGAACTGGTGTTCGGCATCGGTCCGGCCGGCACCGGCAAGACTTATCTGGCGGTGGCGCATGCGGCGATGCTGCTCGAACGCGGCATGGTCGAGCGTATCGTGCTGTCGCGCCCCGCGGTCGAAGCCGGCGAGCGGCTGGGTTTCCTGCCCGGCGACATGAAGGAGAAGGTCGATCCCTATCTGCGGCCGCTCTATGACGCGCTCTATGACATGATGCCGGCCGACAAGGTCGAACGCGCCATTGCGGCGGAAGTGATCGAGATCGCGCCGCTCGCCTTCATGCGCGGCCGCACGCTGGCGCATGCCGCGGTCATCCTCGACGAGGCGCAGAACACCACGCCGATGCAGATGAAGATGTTCCTGACGCGTCTTGGCGAAAATTCGCGCATGATCGTGACGGGCGATCCGACCCAGATCGACCTGCCGCCGAACACCAAGTCCGGCCTGGTCGAGGCGCTCAGGATTCTTGACGGCGTGACGGGTATGGTGACGGTGCGCTTCAACGAGGGTGACGTCGTCCGGCATCCGCTGGTCGCCGAGATCGTCAAGGCCTATGACCGGGACGGCAAGCTCGCCCGCGGCATGGGGACCGAAGGCTGA
- the ybeY gene encoding rRNA maturation RNase YbeY — protein MGLPLPVDIDLMVEAGNWPGEAVLLQLVDKAAAAAFAETGAAGHSELSVVFSDDAHIRTLNAGWRGKDKPTNVLSFPAFPHAKGAPLPPMLGDIVLAAETVAREAALEDKPLENHISHLVIHGLLHLLGYDHETDAEAEEMEALERTALARLAIPDPYA, from the coding sequence ATGGGCCTGCCCCTTCCCGTCGACATCGATCTGATGGTCGAGGCGGGAAACTGGCCTGGAGAGGCGGTGCTTTTGCAGCTTGTCGACAAAGCCGCCGCGGCCGCTTTCGCCGAAACCGGCGCGGCAGGACATTCCGAACTGAGTGTCGTTTTTTCCGACGACGCCCATATCCGCACGCTGAACGCCGGCTGGCGCGGCAAGGACAAGCCGACCAACGTCTTGTCTTTCCCGGCTTTTCCGCATGCGAAAGGCGCTCCGCTGCCGCCGATGTTGGGCGACATCGTGCTCGCCGCCGAGACGGTGGCGCGCGAGGCGGCACTGGAAGACAAGCCCCTGGAGAACCATATCTCCCATCTCGTCATCCATGGCCTGCTGCATTTGCTGGGCTACGATCACGAGACCGACGCCGAGGCCGAGGAGATGGAAGCTCTCGAACGTACAGCGCTCGCAAGGCTTGCCATTCCCGATCCCTACGCGTAA
- a CDS encoding hemolysin family protein: protein MNDKPETAARPDAGSAAKASDTSEEGSSPSTVTPGVANTGSVASESSPAGPSLFERVLGLFRQRNGTSLREEIAGALAETASDAESFSPGERAMLNNILRLREVRVEDVMVPRADIEAVEITTTLGDLLGTFEQSGHSRMPVYSETLDDPRGMVHIRDVLAHITKLARVKKGRTTRKTPAATQLDLAQVDLARTIGELNLIRQVLFVPPSMLASDLMGRMQTTRTQMALVIDEYGGTDGLVSLEDIVEMVVGDIEDEHDDDEPMITQAGDGVFVVDGKAEIDDVAKMIGGDFAAGEHGEYVDTIGGMIFNTLGRVPARGEVVQAIPGFEFHVLDADPRRVKRVRIVQSQKGERRRRAAARTEQA from the coding sequence ATGAACGACAAACCAGAGACTGCCGCCCGCCCCGACGCCGGCAGTGCCGCCAAGGCTTCCGATACGTCGGAAGAGGGATCAAGTCCGAGTACCGTTACCCCTGGTGTTGCCAACACCGGCAGCGTTGCCAGCGAGTCTTCGCCTGCCGGCCCTTCCCTGTTCGAGCGTGTTCTGGGCCTGTTCCGGCAACGCAATGGAACCAGCCTGCGTGAGGAAATCGCCGGCGCGCTTGCCGAGACAGCCAGCGATGCCGAATCCTTCTCGCCTGGCGAGCGTGCCATGCTGAACAACATCCTGCGGTTGCGTGAAGTGCGTGTCGAGGACGTCATGGTGCCCCGCGCCGATATCGAGGCCGTCGAGATCACCACGACGCTTGGCGACCTCCTGGGCACGTTCGAACAATCCGGCCACTCCCGCATGCCGGTCTATTCCGAGACGCTCGATGATCCGCGCGGCATGGTCCATATCCGCGACGTGCTGGCGCACATCACCAAGCTCGCGCGCGTCAAGAAGGGGCGCACGACCAGGAAGACGCCGGCCGCCACGCAGCTTGATCTTGCCCAGGTCGACCTCGCGCGCACCATCGGCGAACTCAACCTGATCCGCCAGGTTCTGTTCGTGCCGCCATCGATGCTTGCCTCCGATCTCATGGGCCGCATGCAGACGACGCGCACGCAGATGGCACTGGTCATCGACGAATATGGCGGCACGGACGGCCTTGTCTCGCTCGAGGACATTGTCGAGATGGTCGTCGGCGACATCGAGGACGAGCATGACGATGACGAGCCGATGATCACCCAGGCCGGCGACGGCGTGTTCGTCGTCGACGGCAAGGCCGAGATCGACGACGTCGCCAAGATGATCGGCGGCGATTTCGCCGCTGGCGAACATGGCGAATATGTCGACACCATCGGCGGCATGATCTTCAACACGCTCGGCCGCGTGCCGGCGCGCGGCGAGGTGGTGCAGGCCATCCCGGGCTTCGAGTTCCATGTGCTCGACGCCGATCCGCGCCGCGTCAAGCGCGTGCGCATCGTGCAGAGCCAGAAGGGCGAACGCCGCCGGCGTGCCGCGGCGCGCACCGAACAGGCCTGA
- a CDS encoding VOC family protein, which produces MTIEDPFKHASLGSGVFHRDPVAALAWLEAAFGFERSMVVSDAEGKLVHSEMRFGDCYIIVDSEWADYVASPAAVSGKNTQSVYVRLKDGLEAHCEQARAAGAVIIQEPTDQFYGERQYRARDSEGHVWIFTQPIRSVSREEAEHLGGLRIDGWHR; this is translated from the coding sequence ATGACGATTGAGGATCCGTTCAAGCACGCGAGCCTGGGGTCCGGTGTCTTCCACAGGGACCCTGTTGCCGCGCTGGCGTGGCTGGAAGCGGCGTTCGGCTTCGAGCGCAGCATGGTGGTCAGTGACGCCGAGGGAAAGCTCGTTCATTCCGAGATGCGGTTCGGCGATTGCTATATCATCGTCGATTCCGAATGGGCTGATTATGTCGCCAGCCCGGCTGCGGTCTCCGGCAAGAACACGCAGTCGGTCTATGTCAGGCTGAAGGACGGCCTCGAAGCGCATTGTGAGCAGGCGCGGGCAGCCGGTGCGGTAATAATCCAGGAGCCGACGGATCAGTTCTATGGCGAGCGCCAGTATCGGGCACGCGATTCCGAGGGTCACGTCTGGATCTTCACGCAGCCGATCCGTTCCGTTTCCCGCGAAGAGGCCGAACACCTGGGCGGCCTGCGGATCGACGGTTGGCATCGATAG